ATATTTGTGATTTCTTCATGTTCTCATTCCTTCTCAGGAGAAGATATCTTATTTTTCATATATGAATTTCCCATTGCATTCTAATTCAATCACTGGTCTGGACATGTGTACTTGGAAACCCATCCTTGCTACGTGTTCCCTGGATAGATCTGTCCGCATCTGGAATTACAAGAAAAAGTAAAGAGTTGTTTGTATTTGTTATTACCTCTTGCTTTTTTGTATATTGTATTTAGGAGGCAACAGCAGCAATCTCATATGAATGAGAGTGTTGTTCTGGTAAAATTCTTGTGTGGTGTGGGATGTAAATGGTATTACTGACATGATTTGGGGAGTGTGAATATGCAGTGCCTTTAAAACTGGTGCCAAAAGAATACAAAGCCTTTTCTATTAAGCTATTTCTGTGTCAGACTCCTTGTGTTTTGGAAAAAACTCTTTCATTTAGCTTTGTCTTAAGATACTGTTGCCCCATATCCTGCTTCTTAGGCATAGATCTTAAGCAAAATGACTCCAGCTCTTGAGGTTCCCTGGAGGGAAAAACAAATCTCAAGAGATGCTTGTGTAGGATTGCAATCAACAGTTCATTTACCTTCTTCATTATATTACAGTACACAAGGTTTTGCTCTTGCACCTCCCACACCTTCTCTGTGAACCAGAAAGTcaaatttgcttttgtttcctgtAATATCTCTGTGATCATTACTTACCCGAACAACAACACACTTCCTCAAGGACAAGGCAGAGTCAGATTTTAGCTGCAGGCATCCTTGCTGGGCCAGATAATATCCTGTCAAGTGTGCAATGGGGAGTTTGTGCTATTCCATACTGCTCAATGTTCTTCTCTTTCAGCACTTTGGAGCTGTGTAAGGAATATCAGGAGGAAGCACACACAGTATCTCTTCATCCCACTggctttttctgtttggttgggttttctGACAAACTACGATTTATAAGTCTCCTGTATGAGGACATGCATGTTTTCAAGGAGTTTGCTGTGAAAAAGTGTAGGGAGGTAAGGAGTGGTGCAAAAATGAAATTGAGGAGTTATATGGagcagagtgctgaagaacatgacagaaaataaaaacttctcCAATACATCCTAGTTCTATATATGATGTCCTATATCAAAGCTTAGAGAAATTGATTCTGACTATTGGAGAACAGTCCCAGAGGCTGATGTGTAAGtgtgggaagcagcagaagggaTAATTTGTTCAGAAATACTCCAGAACTGAATTTTACAGGGGAAAGCATTGATTAAGAAAACTGTAATGGGAGTTTTCTTTTCATGCAACAATTTGATATTAAAGGATGTAATTGAAATTCAATGCATGAGTGTTTTTATCCATTCCATCTACAGTAATGGGTGGTTATGTTCTTTTTGTAGTGCTCATTCAGTAATGGAGGCCATCTTTTTGCTATAGTTAATGGAAATGTGATTCAAATTTATTCCGGCATCACCTTTGAGAATGTTACTAATCTGAAAGGACATACTGGGATGGTAAGTAAACAAATCTTACACAGTACAACTTATTAACATAATAACTAGTTGATAAGATGCATTTTGAAGAGGTAAAGTACAATTTTGGATCTTGAGATGGCCCCAGAATgtaaaaacagaaatagaaaactTAGTTTTCATTGGTCAGAAGGCAAAATGTTCATGCATTAGATACACCCGCAAAGTCTGCCCTTAAATTGAAAGTGAACAGTTGGCAGCTGGCTGAACAAAGTAAAATATCCCAGTAATacactataaaaataaaatctactACTCCACATTGAAATGAACTTTTTCCTGATAGCATGTTCACGAAGTAGTTCTtactggttttggttttttctaaTGCTAAAATAGAATTGGTTGAGAAACATTTAGAGGCTTTTCAGTAAGACTTTGAAGTATGATTCTGAAGTTGTCATGGCTTTAGCAGTACAATGACTCCATGCTGTATGTCTGTAATCTAACATCAAGCTCCTTGGTGTGTTTTACTTTTGCCAGGTACATGCTATTAAATGGAGTTCAGATGACACTAAACTTGTCTCCTGTGACACACATGGTGCTGTGTATAAGTGGAATTTGTTGACAGGTAAAAAGGAGTCAGAGTGTGTGCTCAAGACCTGCGTctacagcagcatttccctgacTTATGATGCCAAAATTATCTTTGCTGTTGGATCTGACCAAACTCTCAAAGAAATTTCAGAGTCTTCGGTGAGCTAAGAAACACTCCTGGATTTTGCTACATTCTCTGGGGAGGGTACTGGTGCTTTGCTTTCCTTAGCATCCATTTGGTAAATAGGAATCAGTCTGGTTTTGAAAGCTGTGGTATTTACTGACACTTTTGTGTTATGTCTTTTACAATGAAACCTGAGATTTTGTTGTAGTTTTATGTTTTTGTCATTTTACTTGCATTCACCTAGAAATCTGCTAATCCAAGTAACAAACTAGCTAGGCAATATTGCATCAACTATTCTGCTGAAATACAAGTGTATCTCATCTACCACTGTATCtacctgcatttttttccagaaacgTAGTAAATTGTATGTGAAAACCATTACATCTTTTAGATCACACATCAGCTTGGCATGAAATTTTAATACTGGTAACTATAACAAATACAGAGATTTTATATCTAAATATTTATcttaaatacaaatttttttcAATGTATAAAACTTAGAACTAATTACTGTTGAGACTATACTTCCATAGACATATAGATTCTTTTAACTGCACTatgtgctgcaggcagaggtaTAACAATTGCTCATGCAGTATGTAATCAAATATGTGCTGTAATGTGAGGTTTGTGTGATGGTTGTGCTGTTGGTTGATGTGTAGATCAAGCATGAAGTGCCTGCCCGTGACGTTGTTTACACCACTGTCGCTGTCTCGCGTTCCGGGTGCCTGGTTTTTGTTGGGACCTCCCTGGGGACAATTCGAGCTATGAAGTACCCATTAACTCAGAAGAAGAATTTCAGCGAGTACCAGGCCCATGCAGGTGCTGTTACAAAGGTAGCACAaagttctttcttttccctgtaaTGCCAGTTGCACACAGCTCCTTTTTTAGGGTCGATTTTCCTTCGCAATTTGTAGCATAATATGTTAATATTAAGGCTGAGTCTGCACATGGAGAACGAATAGCACAGCATTCATAGGAGTCCTGTCTCTAGATATGTCAGGGAATAAGCTGTTGACTGAAAAGTGGCCTACACCAGATTACAAAACATGGCATATTGGATGGAGAACTTTGATACAGCTCCTTCTGGAAAGAGGAAGGTAATTTTGTCATAGAAtcttttaggttggaaaagagctttTAGGTCATCAAGTGCAACTGTTaacccaacactgccaagtctgcagtaaaccatgtcctcaagcaccacatctacacatctcttaaatatctccagggatggttcctgtgctgctttctctTATAGAGGGGAATCACATTCACCCATTTCCAGAGGGCTGAGACTTCTCTAGTGAGCCAGTACTGCTGCCAAATGACTGAAAGGTCTCAGTGAGCACTtgtgccagctccctcagtgtgCTTTGGTATGTCTCCATTCTCCAGGAAGCCACATGTTCTGTGTTGTTAAAGCTGGTCATAAATTTGGTATTTTAAGTACCACTGTCAACTACAGCACCTTGACTTATCCCCACACAGTCCAACATTAGAATATGAACTTCAATTACTGTAACTTTCACCTCAGCTGTAAGATGTATCAGCTCCCAGGTACTCTATGCAAGATcaggcagccacaggaggtCTGGAGGATGTGGCAGCAGTTATTACTACATAGTTCTTTGTGAGCTTAGTTGTAGTTTCAAAAGAAAACGTTTAGCCATCTGTTGCTCACACAACTTCTCAAAGAAAAACACTAGAGACCTTTGGAGTTGTCATATAAATGGCCTGTCTGTGCTATAATAGTCTAggtcttttctgtttcaggTTTTCAAAAATCTTGCTATGGCTTTGAGACCAGAAGCAGATCCAGTATCTACACAtattctttcccttccctttgttATTTCAACCAGAGTGGAACAGGAGTAGGAAACATAATCAAAATGTTGGTAGTGGGACTGTGTTATTATTTCCACTGTTGAATTTCTGGGGTAGAAATGAAGAGAGTATGGGGGTGGGGAGAAAAATGTggtgtaaaataaaattgtatcTCCCTTCTTCCATGTCTCTTCTATTATTTTGTTGTCTCTTCCTTCTAAGATGACAGTAACAAGTGATGACCAATTTCTACTGACTGCCTCAGAGGATGGCTGTGTATTTATCTGGAGAGTGCATGATAAAGAACCTGGGGAAGTGAAAGAAGAGCAGAAACTCGAGTATGCTGAGGAAGTGTTGATCATGAGATCAGATATAGATGAGAAGGTAGGAGGAGCAACTTGTGAACATAAACCATAGGATTTCTGTCAATTGCAATTGCATAATGCTTGTTACCAGCCAGTCCAGTATGGCTTTGGTCAAAGAGGTTACAGCCAGTTGCTGCAGTGGCTTGTCAGTATGCAAACAGCATTGTACAAACAGCAAGTGTGGATTAGATTTTTCTCTAACACTTTCCCCAATCTCTTGAAAGCACTTCTAATGGAATAGAGAAGTCAGAAGATGCATTGCTATAAACTATCTTCTAAGATAGTAAAGGAACTTTAGTTCTAGGACTTCTTGGTCATCTGTCTGAAGATTCTCTGTGAAGGCTGTTGTTCATAAATATGTGCATGTAAATAAAACATCCTTAACAAGCTGTTGTTAACAGCAAATATTCCCTCCCTTAAAACTGTTTTCTCATCCATGTCCTAACAGACTCAGGCAATACTAGACCTGCAGAACTGTGTGAGAGATCTACAGACGGAAAGTGAGTACGAGCTACGTCTCAAGGACATatactgtgaagaaaaaataaaatcattggAAGAGAATTTCACTCAGGAAATAGACTTCCTTAAAACTAAACACCAGGTATGATTCATGTTGCAGAACCAAATACTAAGAAATCTTTCACTGAAGAGTTGAATTCAAGCTTGTATTACATATGTAGAAATGCCATACAGCATCTGAAATCATTCCTTTCCAGTTTAAGATGTTCTTGATGTTCTTCTTATAAAGCATGAAACTATCTTTGAGTTAAGTATCTTACAAGGGGATGCAAGAGTTCTCCTAGGTACCCTGTAAGTATTTTCCACAtaaaaccagcacaaaaaatactGCCTGAGCCTGAGGATCAGTAGTAGAAATGGCACTGTGCCTTAAAAGCTCCTTTCCATATAagactgcagctgctgcaggatctAACAGTTATTTTCCTTAATGCTGCCTTCTTTATGTCCTGTCTGCTTAGATTTTTAAGAACATCTGCTGAGATTTCTTGTATgttttttgaaaacaaaagtaaaatttattCCCTGCATGTCTTCTGTTTGTGTGTTTATTGATTTCTTTGTGGTCATGAAGCAGGGCTCTCCTGAAAAGCAAAGGCTATGATAATTCTTCCCAGTGTCTTGTTTATGTGTGTCTGATAATGCTATTCTGTCCATCTGACTGGTGCACACACTGGATTTCTGACCTGTAATTTGTTATATTTCTGGACTTCTTTTAGATGTAGAAGGCAAGGGATCCAGTAATAATTTCTTTGGCAGAACTCAAAGTAAGGGATTATATATCACATGATTCAGTCCTGTCAACCTCATGTTCTTTTTGAGTTTTTGGGTGAATATTGTCCTGTTCTGGTGATTTGTTACTGCTGATTTTGTCGAGTTGTGCATAGTACCTTCAAGCAGTATTTCTGTTTGACTCCACATAAAGGAGTTCGGTATGAAAGCTTGTCAGGTGACTTATTAGTTGTAGTATTTTATGGGTTTGTAATTTCCAAGTGCTCTCTTTATATCTCTCTTGTCTTTTGGCCCTACAATTGTACCAGTAGGTTTTTGATATTCATTTTTTGAGGAGgtttaattattcattttaatgttttcttcaaGTATTTTTTCAGATTCTTTGACTTGTCTCATTTGTCTAAATCACTTGAGTTTAAGcctttctatttttctctcttttgtagAACCTAACCTTGTACAAGAAAACCATTTAAATTCCTCTGTGGATTCCTCTACCTCTGTTTTATCTCTGCTGGGTGTTTTTCTGAGATTCTTCAGGTCTTTTGATAAGTAGTGCTTGgctatatatttataataatctCAGCTACACTGAAAATTCTCTAGACATGTTGATTATAAGCTTGTAAACAAATACCTTTGAAGACAAATATGATTCTCTAGGCAGGGAAGTTGTACTTCCTGTCCAAGTATCAGTAACATGTTAAGATTAAACTGAATGACAGCTTTAGACTGAAAGGGCTAAATTTTCTAGTTGTATCCATCAGACaaatagaatatttttgtttatgaaAGACCCATGAAGTTGTTGCaagaaaaaggtgaaaatattGTAACTATGGTACAATTCCTAGCATCTCTGGGAAATTTCTCAGCTATTTTCTTGCTCCAGTTCTTTGTGCTTTTATAGAAGATTAAGTAATTTACAGTGGCAGGCTGACATTTCAAGCAAATGGCATTTAAAATTCACTCTTGCTTAGGTTTATGTCATAGTATGCAAATGTCAGCATTTTAGGACCTCAAAGTTGCTTCAAGTGAGACAGGAAGCAGCTTGAACTTTAATATGTGGACAATAATTTATGGAACTGCAAATTCTCCTCAGGCAGGCACACATAAAGGAGTGGAGGCTTTTGTAGCTcacaaacttttctttttagatTAGGATCAGTAACTTGTGTTATATGAACactgtttgctgcttttccttagCTTAACTTGTCAAAACAAACTAATATGTGGGAAAACTTGTTTTAGTGACACATGGCATCTCAGTTTTGGTGAGAGATTTCAAACATATTTCTGCTTTCCTCACCAAGGGCAATAGCACAAACAATTTGGACATTGCTTTGTCTAGTTTCaacttaaaatgtatttttcttattttttatccCAGATTTtacaggaagagaaagaaaaacagaagctACAACACGAGGTTCAACTGTCGGAGCTGATAGATAAACAGGCCAAGGAGGTGAAACAGCTAGGTTAGACTGTAACAAATGTTTGTAACTGGAAACTGGGGGGAATGCTGTATTGACAGCAAGTGACAGGGAGGGATTACTAGAGCAGAGGTGTAAAGAAAAATGGATGTATGTCATGTAGGTATTTGGTGCAGACCAAATGAGTGTCTAAACTGCACCATACGTGTGCCTGTGATGAGAACATGCACATGGGCCCTGTGTCTTTGAGATTAGTAATTTTGAATTCTACTTGAGATTAGtaatttcttcattaattttatGCACAGCTCACTGTGCAAGAGCAGTGCAATCATTCAATTCAGCAATGAGGTGCACACAGCCTGGAAATACCTGGACTCCAGATTTGTAGTCAAGATAAAAATGCTGCAAATGAGTACCAAGGACTCGTGTTCTTTTTGGGCTTTTGGGTGAATATTGTCCTGTTCTGGTGATTTGTTACTGCTGATAAATGACTCCATTGCCTACTCATACTTTGTAGCAGTTGAGCTCATACAGCTCTGCCATGGTTGTCATCCCAAGGAAATGCCTAAATTAGTTGTCAATTTTGCATGGCTACAGAGTCTAAAGCCCCTGTATATCTGATGAAGAAAGTGATTAAATACTTCTACTTGTAATTTATTGCAACTCGCTGTGAAAAAGACAGTAAATAATAAGGCAGTGATAGCTGCAGAAGGATAGGATTCAGTCTTCTTTTCTATTAGCTGTATCCATTCCATATGTTTCCTGTTAACAGAATCTGACAGTAGTCAGAAACTCTCaatggaaaatgagaaatacCAGGAGCTTCAGGTGAAatcccagaagatggaggaggaaTATGAGAAACAATTGCACAGTTTGGAGGAAAGCAAAACCAAGGCTGTGGCAGAGCTAAAAGAACAATATGAGAAAAAACTGAAACATAAATCTGTTCTGCTGGAAGAGGTAGGAAGCTTGATTTGCACACAGCCTGGTAGAAACAGCAATTCTAATTGCATCAAAACCAGCAATTTTAAAAGATCCTAAGTGATACTGGTTTGTGATTTCTTGCAGAACAAGTTTGCTGATGTTAGTATTTGGGCCAGATTCCTAACTTGAAGCTTTCAAGTCTTaagaattattaaattaaaaaaacaaaaacaaaaaactcaatGTGTATGTTATCAGTTTCTAAAGTTGCTTTAATCCACTAAAAAGTTATCTTAGATTATATTGCTGCAACTGAATATTTCACTAAACATAGATTCTCCCAGGAGAAACACAGTAACAAATaactttttatttccctccttTATTGGTCTCTTACACTTCTCTaatgtttgttttccttaacTGCAGACAAAGGAGAGTATGATGAAGCAGATTAAAGCACATGAAGAAATGGAGAAACAAATTTATGAAGATGGAGACAAAGAAATCTTCGAGCTCAAAGACAAATATGAGAAACAGCTCTTGGAGGAAAAGGAGTCCAACATCCAACTGAAAGGAGAAATAGGAGTCATGAATAAAAGGGTATCTTTTATTCTGTGCTAGTATCAGAGCTTCACAAGACCTAGAACTGAGGACTGAATGTGATTAATGGCACGTCAGTTTAGTCCATTTATCTAGTCTGTAAATATGTGGCATTTCATATGAGAACAGTAGGTTAGTTTGAATGTTTAGAGTATTTGGACAGAAGAAGAAGCTGTCTGATTGTATTGCTGATATGATTAGAGATAGATGATAAAGGAGGTATGTTTTTATTAGTACACTTTCTCTGATCTGCATAGTTTTGAACTATAAATAATATTGTTCGACCTATGACAGGAAAGAAATGAACTCTTATTTTTTCTATCATTGAATACTTTGCTGTATTAGTAAAATACTTCTGCTTCATTCGATGCAATAATCcctgtgttttgtttgcatCATCATTTTTTATTGGCTTTACTGGAATTTTTAAGgagacataaaatattttacctcTTTTATGGTCTGGGTATTACATTTGCCTAAGGATGTTagagagactttttttttgttttttgttttctccagtaTCTATCTGGAGACAGAGAGGTTCTTTTCATACCCTCTACTATCATGGTActgtctttttaatttctttgtcttttaGACCTCAAGGTTTTCTTCATGTGTCCTTACAGTTTGTCCAGTGCCATTCATTGGTTCCAACTTTCTTGGTTTTGCAGATCTTAGTACTGAGGCAGGGATTTTGAGGGTACCCAAGAGCTATGAACTGGGCACCCTTCCAGTCTTTCATCTTCAGAGATGTATTGCCTTCACCTTATGAGAATATTCCATGGATTGAGTGTTAGCTGCAGCTGATGCTTAGGTATAATATCCATACCCTTCTTGCTGCTGCATgcaatttccttccttcctgtgcaGCAGGTATTCTTGTCAGAATatacagaaaaagcagaatggATACTCAACCCCCTTTTGAGTTAGAGGCATTTAACTGAtgagctgcttcttcctcaTATCTTAATTTGATATCTTTTATCCACACTGTCTACAAGGTATCCTACAGAACAGGAGGACCAAGCTGTGCACAGCTTTTGGAGACTGGTAAGTTCTCACTACTTTGCCTCTCTAGTTGAACAGCCTACAGAAAGAGCTCAAGGACCGAAACAGGGATATTGAGGAAATGAGACTGGAACAGCAGAAGCTGCAAGACATCATTAAATCACTGGAAAAGGATATCTTGGCACTAAAGACAGATGTTAAAGAGAGAACTGAAACTATCCTAGAGAAGGTGAGAAAGTGGAAAATTGGATGAGGTCAAAATCCCCTCCCTTAATCAGAGATACTTATTAGTTGTGATAATATCACATGACTGAAGAGTCAGCTTCAACTTAATGAATTTGTGATCTCCAGTTTGGGGTTCTGGTTTTTAGTTGGCATTCTAAGCTTTTCTTGGGGAGCTCAAGTTCAGGATGTTGACCTTCTCATCCCCTGTTCTGGGATCTGTAGATGGCTCAGCATTATTTGCCCCTTCCCATCTAACCTGTAGATTTGCAACTGGAGTTCAATCTTCCACAAGATCTGTGACTGCTGGTTTTGTCTCTTCCATATTTGTATCTTGTCCTAGGGATCTGTGTGAGAGTGCTGGCTCTGATTCAAATCTCTGTACCCATTTCTTCCAGGAGAAGTATGTATATgagctaaaaatgaaaaatcaggaACTGCAAAATTTCAAGTTTGTACTGAGTTACAAAATAGAGGAGTCTAAGAAGCAAATAGAGTCACGTGAAAATGATATTGAGACAATGAAGAAACAGATCAGTGAGGTAACACTCTCATTTGGCCTCTGCTACTAAGCCCATTGTCTAAATACAAACATGACCCAACAAGTCCATGAAAGAGTCCACCCTGGTTGTTCCTTGACTTCTTTCAAGGATACATAGCACTGATTCAATAACTGTGCAGCTAATAAAAATATCTGTAGAAAAtagctaattaattttctatcaCATGCTACCAGTGATCCACATAGTTATTTCAGTTCCTGTATGTAATTCTAAATTTTGCTTAAAAATAGATCTTATCCCTACGTGGTTGCCCTCCATGTGCCTTATAGCATTTGCAAGACACTGCTTTTACTGATCTGGCAGAAAAGAGTACATTTCTTCTCTCAGAAATGTTGCAGATTTATGCAAACATAATTCTGCCAGGGGTTAGGTATATGGACAAATTGTATTCATCAGTTGATACATGGGAAATTTGAATGTATTCATACTTAGCATGCAGCAGATTCATTGAGGGAACTTATTTATGATAGAAGCTTACTTGGATCTCTGCATAGACGTATCCTTAACTCAATCAAACTAGGACTATGGTGACATagtcttttaaataaaatgcaaactaATCAACGATCTGTATGTACTTCAGACTTCAAATCCCCGTTATCTTTTCTGGTCACCATCTTGTGCCATAAGTAAATGCTGTAGCACctttattgtttttttcctgtgtgttctGCATACCTACCCACAGTTTTCAAtctatttgtttcttttcagtatCAGGGTCTAGTTATTGTTGCCCTTACTCTTTCCAGTATTGActgtccctttccctctcaTCCATTTTTTGTTCAGATGGAACGGTAGAGCTCCCGTTCAGCTCAAGGAATGTAAGGGGTATcacataatttaaattaatgtgACTCAGCAGGGAGTTGCACATTCATTTGTGTGGTTTCTGTATATTCTGACAGAGGGCAGTGTTGTTACAAAATTGACGTTTCTCATGTTGCCATTCGACCTGAAGGGGGACCTATTCCCTCAAGTCTGTATTTCCAGCCTCTGGTTTTCCTGTTATGTGTTATTTTTTCACGTCTCCTGCTAGCCCTGATTTCCTCCTCCCGCTTCCTTTCAGATGGAGGAAGAGCTGGAACAATTCCGCAAGGAGAGCGTAGAGCTGAAGCTGAACAtcacccagctgcagcagaaacagaagGCAACTGCTGGAGAGGTGCACAGAGAGATGGAAAAGGTATGGGGTACCCCCACCAAGCAGGTCCCCCAGAATGGCATTGGTGGGGACACAACACTGGTGAAACATTAATCTGAGCAAACAGttactgcagggctgctgtgtccAAGGACCAGGAGAGTCTCTGCCCGGGGGGGACAGAGACACAAAACCTCCAAGCCTGCAACCAGCTTAGAgcattcatatttttaaaaaatccagttATTTATGAATCAACACATATTGTCCTGAGTTTAAAAAAACAGTGAGGTGAATGCTGAACTACATGTTCCTGCCCAAGCCTGAAATCTGGGGACACTTGGCCTAAACAGGAGCAGCATGTAGGATACCACCTAGGCATTAGTAGGATAACAGAAAGGAAGGTCTCATTAATGGAGGAGTCCAGGACCCCTTGTTTGACAGCGTATCAGACatgagggaggaaaagggacTGCAGGGGAAGGTGGAGGAGCTTAGCAAGCATGAGAGCATGGGTGAGGAAGCAGGTAGGGAGGCCTGGCAGACACCAAGAGAGAATGAGAAGGCAGTCTTGATGTGAAATCAGCAAGCTGTGCATGTGTCTGATATGTTTTGTCCCTTGCCTTCTCTCCTTAACTCTTGTTTCTAAATAAGAAGGTAGGacagcatttggacaatgctctcgGGCACATGATGTGGCTCCtggggatgtcctgtgcagagctgagtTGGACTCAATTATCCTGGTGGGTCTCTCCCACCTCAGCatattccatgattttgtgtTTGGAAAAGGACAGTGGGCAATAGCATAATGAACGACTGTTTTTTAGTTGTCATTTTTGCAGGTTGTCACTGATATTACCTAATAAAGTATCTTGGCTTATTATTATTCCTAAAATCTATGACTGTTGTTCAACACATAATGCTTACATTCCCAGTGGgttgttaatttattttttttaatgaagtggAAGAAAGTATATGAGAGTTTTCACGAGTTCCACTAGACTTTCTAGAAAATTGCACAATGGAGTGTTCTGATGAACCAAATAAGAATGTGACTGCATTGTTCTTGCAGAGGCAAAATATGGAAACCCTCATCAAACGATTTAAGGCAGATCTTCATAATTGTGTGAGATTCATCAACGATTCCAAAAAAATGAAAGACGGTATCCGTGAGCTCTACACCAAGTACATGCATCAGCCAGACGTGGTGAGTCAGGACCTTTGCCTTCTCCCTGCCCATGACTGTGTCCAGTAGTGCCATTACTGAGACAACATGCTGTGCCCTCTCAGGTGGAGGCTCAAGCAGAAGATGGAGATTTGCAGCAGCAGTACAAGAAACAGCAAGAGTACAACGAGAGGAATTTGGCAGTTTTGAGGAAGAAGGTGATGAAGGATAAGGAAATACAGCACACTGCTTACATGCGCATCGTGCAGGTAATCAGCCTTTTCCTTGTGCTGTG
This DNA window, taken from Melospiza georgiana isolate bMelGeo1 chromosome 9, bMelGeo1.pri, whole genome shotgun sequence, encodes the following:
- the CFAP57 gene encoding cilia- and flagella-associated protein 57 — translated: MAEAEAAAAAAAAAAVLPVAVFGCRPRVAGGVCFLEERVVLHAAGAGCLRLHIDHKWHNFIPGTKKSRGVQALAVSPDRRFLALSEAAGERPVLAVYELSAERARRRKVLAAEEQPARQAVSLAFSPDSQLLAAATAPPEGQLACWLWEKQQLVATVRVPAAGDGPCQVSFNPQDSTQICITGNGYFKLFKYSEGYLKQMNLQRGEPENYLCHAWLSAEEVICGTDTGKLSLFETGDLRWEKSLEYRKPPRKQREGTTEEYESGAAFEDTSLQQHSLPQISAVAAYSKGFACSPSPGVVLLLEKTSEEEAYEERQEVWLPQDLFSTDPKKSSRQDITWICFSPSEEVMVVSTNKNQLYMFTMFSNKLIREKISYFSYMNFPLHSNSITGLDMCTWKPILATCSLDRSVRIWNYKKNTLELCKEYQEEAHTVSLHPTGFFCLVGFSDKLRFISLLYEDMHVFKEFAVKKCRECSFSNGGHLFAIVNGNVIQIYSGITFENVTNLKGHTGMVHAIKWSSDDTKLVSCDTHGAVYKWNLLTGKKESECVLKTCVYSSISLTYDAKIIFAVGSDQTLKEISESSIKHEVPARDVVYTTVAVSRSGCLVFVGTSLGTIRAMKYPLTQKKNFSEYQAHAGAVTKMTVTSDDQFLLTASEDGCVFIWRVHDKEPGEVKEEQKLEYAEEVLIMRSDIDEKTQAILDLQNCVRDLQTESEYELRLKDIYCEEKIKSLEENFTQEIDFLKTKHQILQEEKEKQKLQHEVQLSELIDKQAKEVKQLESDSSQKLSMENEKYQELQVKSQKMEEEYEKQLHSLEESKTKAVAELKEQYEKKLKHKSVLLEETKESMMKQIKAHEEMEKQIYEDGDKEIFELKDKYEKQLLEEKESNIQLKGEIGVMNKRLNSLQKELKDRNRDIEEMRLEQQKLQDIIKSLEKDILALKTDVKERTETILEKEKYVYELKMKNQELQNFKFVLSYKIEESKKQIESRENDIETMKKQISEMEEELEQFRKESVELKLNITQLQQKQKATAGEVHREMEKRQNMETLIKRFKADLHNCVRFINDSKKMKDGIRELYTKYMHQPDVVEAQAEDGDLQQQYKKQQEYNERNLAVLRKKVMKDKEIQHTAYMRIVQENMSLIKEINDLRQELRVANAQVHKLESALRLNKSKKAIQDTAPSAELPSGPAVLRLNPEMESEKIIEMQQLEIQYLRDQVQEMGKALNSPGSVSFS